TCTTTGCTTACAGTTAGACGGTATTCAGCACCTAGTTCTAATTTGTTGCTAGCTGTTGTTTGGTTAACTGTGTATTCACCCGCAACAACATTGGCAGTTGCAACAGTAATCCACTCTTCAGTTTCAGTATCAAAAGCTTCTAGAGTTACAGTTGCATCAACAAGGTCTGCACCTGTTGCAGCATCTACAACAACACCAGATACTTCGATAGCAGCTGTGTTAATTTCTTGTGAACTAATATCAGAAGTGAAAGAAGTTACTTGATCAGCAACAACTTTTACATCAGAAGTAGTTGTTTTAAATCCTACAGCTTCTACTGTTACCTTTTGATCTCCAGGTACTACATCAAGAAGAGTGTAGAAACCTTGCTCATTTGTTTGAACAGATTTTTTACCGATTGTTACAGTTGCACCAACAACTGGTGTTGTACCATCCATAATGAAACCAGAGATTCCAGAAGCTAGTACTTCTAATGTATCTGCTCTGTGTAAGAAGATTGCGAAGTCACCGCGCTTGATAGCTTGGTCAGTACCGAACTTGTCTTCAGTAACACCTTCAGTGATTCCATTAGCAAATAGTCCTTTGACAGCTTCTGTATAACGAGAGTTAACATCATTGAAATCTAACTCAACGTTTCCTTCTAAACTGTAAGCGTTAGCTAAGATTAAAGCCATTTCACCACGAGTAATTGGGGCATCAGGAGCAAATGTAGTTTCAGTTTTACCGTTAATGTAACCAGCAGCTTTAAGCGCGTTTACGTATGGCTTAACACGGTCATTTACATCTGTGAAACCAGCATCTTTCGCGTTGTCAATATCAAGTCCAAGAGATTTTGCTAAGAAAATAGCAGCGTCTCCACGCTTAATGTTTTGAGAAACACCAAATGTAGTTTCTGTTAATCCAGCTGTAATATTGTTAGCTACTAGGTAGTCTACAGCTTCTTTATATCTATCAGATACATCCGTAAAACTTGCAGCTGAAGCAGCAGGAACTACAGCAGTCGCCACTAAAGTTGCAGTTGCAGTTGCTGCGATAAATTTACGAGAAGTTTTTGGTTGATAAGACATGTGTAAAAATTCCCCCTGTATAAGTGTGTAATATTTCAGTTGTTGTTGAAACAAACTGGGAAATAACTTCCAAATGATTGATGAAGAAGATTTGAGTTTACGAATATGTAAAACTCGGAATCTCCCTTTCCAAAAGTAAGTCTATCAAACCCTCAACTGGCCATTCAATGGTTGTTGATTCCAGTTTATTTCCAATACATGGTTAAAAAAATAAGGAAGGCCTATATTACAGGGGTTTTACAGGACTGTAACATTGCGTGATTGGTGAGAAATGGGTGTGTAACCAGTATTTTATTAAAGGCTTAGTTGGTGTTTAACCCTGGTTTTAAATAGGTGTGTGTTCGCTATCGGAAATTTCGCGCTTTCTATCGGAACTTTCAAGCCGGCTATCGGAAAACCTTAGCGCTCTATCGGAAATTACAGGCATCCTATCGGAAATTTCACGCGCTCTATCGGAAATTCCAAGCCTCCTATCAGAAATTTCACGCACTCTATCGGAAATTCCAAGCCTCCTATCAGAAATTTCACGCGCTCTATCGGAAATTCGCAACCATCTACCAGGAAAATCCTCACAAACAAAAAAAGGCCCGCCATCACCGGCAAGCCCCACTTTTACAAACCATCTACTAATCCTCTTACAAAACTCAAATGCTCTTCTAAGTTTTCCTTCGTCACATACACACCAAAGTCCTCTGGAACATCCGTCTCGTCCCCACTTACTCGACGAGCGATCAGCGTTCCTACCTCTGGATAAAAATGATGTCCATCAAAGTAGTTCGATAAGTCATCAGTTACTGAGTTAGGATACATGAAGTTATACACGCCACCAAAAACATCTACAAGTTCTGTTAGCCATCTTTCATAATCGTCCAACTGACCTTCCTCTACCATTGCTTTAAACAACGGGGTAGAAATCGGTGTGGTATAGATGATGAAATCACTATCAGGATTAGCATCCCTTACAACCTTCATAACATTTGAATACTCTTCATAGTATTCATAGTTTTTCCCGTAAAACACATCACGGAACCGCTGGATTTTCTCCTCGGTGGCCTGCGCCGTTTTTTCCTCATCAATAACCTCTGCACGGGCTACATTGAACCGATTATACACTCTTGGCTCCTTTATCATGTTACGATAGGACGCTCTAAAGTTTTTCTTAGCGTATTCAAAAACATCATAAGACAATAAATTTTTATATCGATATAAAGGTTCCGTTACTCTTTCCACATATCCGTCCAGATTACGTGGGGCTGAGCTTTCTTTTTTACTGGATTTAAAAAAGTCCAACCCTAATATAATCCTTTCAAATTCATCTTCACGTTGATTTTTGGCAAAATCAATCATACTTCGATATTCTTGAATGGAGACATTAGCAACTGAAAAGTTATATGCGTGCATTCCTTTTAACTCATGGGGATCGACATATGTACTACGACTACTTCCTACTAGAAGTGTGTCATAGTCAAAATCTCTAAAATATATTTCACTAGTCTTCTGTTCCCTCTCATCTATCACCGTTTGGACATCATTGTACGGATGAGCATGCTCATAGGTCCACATCGGGTCTATAAAGAAGATAAAGGAAGCAAATGAAAGGGTCGAGCATATGACAATACCCATGACGGTCATTGTAAATGCTTTATAACTCATGTATAAACCACCTTAGAAATTAAAGTAAAGAAACTCCGATACCTCTTGTAATTGTGTGAAACAGTAGAGTAGCAAGGCCGAGGCAAAAAGAGCGTTCCATAGATTCGGTTTCATATTTTTCGTGAGTTCGATTGAATTTTTCCCTAAAAAGACTAGAGCCATTCCAATTAAAAGTGATCCAAATATAAAGGTTAGGCTTTCGTCTAGTGGAAAAGCATAGTATTGAAAATCAAAAGTAGGAATGTAGTTCCTAAATTCTTCAGGGAGTTTGAAACCATTCAAACCAACCATGGCTTTCAAAACTCGGATTGCTTCACCAAAGGATGGTGCTCTAAAAAACACCCAAGTTGCATTTACAAATTGGAACGTAATAAACCACGCTAACCATTTATATAATCGAAACCCTGTCTTTTTCCATAAGCGAGCTATGATCATAGCGATACCATGAAGACTTCCCCATAAAATAAAGGTCCAGCCAGCTCCATGCCAGATACCACTGATAAAGAAAATGATAAAAATGTTCACATACGTACGGGTTGTACCTTTACGGTTTCCCCCTAACGGAATGTATATATATCTAGTTAGGAACCCCGATAACGTAATATGCCAACGTCTCCAAAAATCTTGAATGTCTAATGCTTTGTAAGGAGAATTAAAGTTTACCGGCAATGTGATATTAAATAATAAGGCTGCTCCAATTGCCATATCGGAATACCCACTAAAATCAAAATATAATTGAAATGTGTAGGCCAGTGAAGTAGCCCAAGAGTCGACGAAAGTTAAGGTTTCCGTCATCCCAAATCCTTTATTCGCCCACACGGCAAACGTATCTGCGATGGCTACTTTTTTAAAAAGCCCAATGGCAAATATAAATAAGCCTAAAGAAATATTCTTGTAGTTAATCCGTTGATTTTCAGGTTTATTGTATTGTGGAATGACTTCCTTATGATGCACAATCGGTCCTGCAATCAACTGCGGAAAGAACGTCACAAATATCCCGTAGTGAAGCAAACTATACTCTTTGGTTTCTCTTCGATAGGAGTCAACCAAGTAAGCAATCTGTTGGAACGTATAGAAACTAATCGCTAATGGTAGTAATAACTCTAATAATGGGAAGTTCGTTTTAAAGAACGCATTGACATTATAGATAAAAAAATCAAAGTACTTAAAAAAGCCTAGGAGTCCTACATTAAAAAGGATTCCTATTGTCAGGATTGATTTCCTTAATAGAGTAACCCGCTCACTAGTTAATGTACGACCAATCACATAGTTCACTAACATCGACACTAGGATAAGGGGTAAGTACTTTGGATTCCACCAACTATAAAAAAATAAAGAGGCCAAGAGTAGCCACCATTTCGAAATCGTCACATTTAGTTTCAGTAGTAAAAAGTACAATACAAATGCGGTTGGAAGGAATAGAAAAATAAATTCAAATGAATTAAAAATCATGAGGTATCTCCTCCAAATTAATACACAACAAAACTATCATATAATATCTGACAAAACCTGTCATTATTCGAGGAGTAATTACATTAAGTTGTAACTAAATTGTAGTAGGTAGTATTTTCAATTGAGGCATTTTTATGAAGCGTACAGTCAATAGAGGAAGATCATGTAATACTACCCCAATGGTGTTTTCCATTACCACC
This genomic interval from Bacillus carboniphilus contains the following:
- a CDS encoding MBOAT family protein, with the protein product MIFNSFEFIFLFLPTAFVLYFLLLKLNVTISKWWLLLASLFFYSWWNPKYLPLILVSMLVNYVIGRTLTSERVTLLRKSILTIGILFNVGLLGFFKYFDFFIYNVNAFFKTNFPLLELLLPLAISFYTFQQIAYLVDSYRRETKEYSLLHYGIFVTFFPQLIAGPIVHHKEVIPQYNKPENQRINYKNISLGLFIFAIGLFKKVAIADTFAVWANKGFGMTETLTFVDSWATSLAYTFQLYFDFSGYSDMAIGAALLFNITLPVNFNSPYKALDIQDFWRRWHITLSGFLTRYIYIPLGGNRKGTTRTYVNIFIIFFISGIWHGAGWTFILWGSLHGIAMIIARLWKKTGFRLYKWLAWFITFQFVNATWVFFRAPSFGEAIRVLKAMVGLNGFKLPEEFRNYIPTFDFQYYAFPLDESLTFIFGSLLIGMALVFLGKNSIELTKNMKPNLWNALFASALLLYCFTQLQEVSEFLYFNF